A part of Aegilops tauschii subsp. strangulata cultivar AL8/78 chromosome 2, Aet v6.0, whole genome shotgun sequence genomic DNA contains:
- the LOC109753061 gene encoding phosphatidylinositol 4-phosphate 5-kinase 6, whose protein sequence is MHEHTLARAWEATVRKVQQHPQPGGRRRVAPMLPADDSETASSSASSSAGVDDADPHRHSSQEEYVERGLPNGDFYTGQWRAGAPHGAGKYLWTDGCMYEGEWRHGKATGRGKFSWPSGATYEGEFKDGFMDGDGTYTGAAGDTYKGAWSMNLKHGDGRKSYANGDQYDGEWRSGLQDGAGRYIWRNGTEYTGEWRAGLIHGRGELAWANGNRYDGGWEDGCPRGQGTFRWADGSVYVGFWTRDGPGGIVQQKGVYYPSPAASSPTARDPRDVFARELPGFMAAAGAPESTPLQRPLNSSGNRTANGRASSVSGMSNCSGGDRKYDKICIWESDGDITCDIVDGAALVDDARRSVRTEDGAEGGELLPPPSPAPRIAKWVSPRQAKQQGETIVKGHKHYELMLNLQLGIRHAVGKQGPVTLELKSSAFDPKEKVWTKFPQEGSKHTPRHNSCDFRWKDYCPQVFRTLRKLFKVDAADYMLSLCGSEALRELSSPGKSGSFFYLTNDDRYMIKTMKKSEVKMLLKMLPAYYNHVRAFEDTLVTKFFGLHCVKLAGANQKKVRFVIMGNLFCSHNSIHRRFDLKGSSLGRTTDKPQTEIDQYTTLKDLDLNFIFRLKKQWFQEFQRQVDRDCDFLEQEKIMDYSLLVGVHFRHNGEKLLTEGCMDNDTNTVSTLRLSRGYMDQFLADPNGLSKIKLGTSMPARAELTARKNDCEPQLIGEPTGEYYDVILYFGIIDILQDYDISKRLEHAYKSFQYDPTSISAVDPRQYSRRFKDFIYKAFQEDS, encoded by the exons ATGCACGAGCACACCCTGGCCAGGGCGTGGGAGGCGACGGTGCGCAAGGTGCAGCAGCATCCGCAGCCCGGGGGCAGGCGCCGGGTCGCCCCCATGCTGCCCGCCGACGACTCCGAGACGGcctcctcctcggcctcctcctccgcggGCGTCGACGATGCCGACCCCCACCGCCACAGCAGCCAGGAGGAGTACGTCGAGCGCGGCCTCCCCAACGGGGACTTCTACACGGGCCAGTGGCGCGCCGGCGCGCCGCACGGCGCCGGGAAATACCTGTGGACGGACGGGTGCATGTACGAGGGGGAGTGGCGGCACGGCAAGGCCACGGGCCGGGGCAAGTTCTCCTGGCCCTCCGGCGCCACCTACGAGGGCGAGTTCAAGGACGGCTTCATGGACGGCGACGGCACCTACACCGGCGCCGCCGGGGACACCTACAAGGGCGCCTGGTCCATGAACCTCAAGCACGGCGACGGCAGGAAGAGCTACGCCAACGGCGACCAGTACGACGGCGAGTGGCGCTCCGGCCTGCAGGACGGCGCCGGCCGCTACATCTGGCGCAACGGGACCGAGTACACGGGGGAGTGGCGGGCCGGCCTCATCCACGGCCGCGGCGAGCTCGCCTGGGCCAACGGCAACCGCTACGACGGCGGCTGGGAGGACGGCTGCCCGCGCGGCCAGGGCACCTTCCGATGGGCCGACGGCAGCGTCTACGTCGGCTTCTGGACGCGAGACGGCCCCGGCGGCATTGTCCAGCAGAAGGGCGTCTACTACCCGTCCCCGGCGGCGTCCTCCCCGACGGCGCGCGACCCCCGCGACGTCTTCGCGAGGGAGTTGCCGGGCTTCatggccgccgccggcgcccccGAGTCCACGCCGCTGCAGAGGCCGCTCAACAGCTCGGGCAACCGGACGGCCAATGGGCGGGCGAGCTCGGTGTCCGGGATGAGCAACTGCTCCGGCGGCGACCGCAAGTACGACAAGATTTGCATCTGGGAGTCGGACGGCGACATCACCTGCGACATTGTGGACGGGGCCGCCCTGGTGGACGACGCGCGGAGGAGCGTGAGGACGGAGGACGGCGCGGAGGGCGGggagcttctgccgccgccgtccccgGCGCCGCGCATCGCCAAGTGGGTGTCCCCGCGGCAGGCGAAGCAGCAGGGGGAGACCATCGTCAAGGGGCACAAGCACTACGAGCTCATGCTCAACTTGCAGCTCGGCATCAG GCATGCAGTTGGGAAGCAAGGTCCGGTTACGCTTGAGCTGAAATCGTCGGCATTCGATCCCAAGGAAAAAGTGTGGACAAAGTTCCCTCAGGAAGGCTCGAAACACACTCCGCGGCACAATTCTTGCGACTTCAGATGGAAGGATTACTGCCCACAGGTGTTCCG GACATTGCGCAAGTTGTTCAAGGTGGATGCTGCTGATTACATGTTATCCCTCTGTGGAAGCGAGGCTCTCCGGGAGCTCTCGTCTCCGGGTAAGAGTGGAAGCTTCTTCTACCTAACAAACGATGACCGGTACATGATAAAGACAATGAAGAAATCAGAAGTGAAG ATGCTTTTGAAGATGCTTCCAGCTTACTACAATCATGTCCGTGCGTTTGAGGATACTCTAGTGACTAAATTTTTTGGTCTACATTGTGTCAAGTTAGCTGGTGCAAATCAGAAGAAG GTTCGCTTTGTCATAATGGGGAATCTATTCTGCTCTCATAATTCTATCCATAGGCGGTTTGATCTGAAAGGCTCGTCTCTTGGCCGCACAACTGACAAGCCACAAACTGAAATTGACCAGTATACAACTCTGAAAGACCTTGATCTAAACTTCATATTTAGATTAAAGAAGCAATGGTTTCAAGAGTTCCAAAG GCAAGTGGACAGGGATTGTGATTTCCTTGAGCAAGAGAAGATTATGGATTACAGTCTCCTGGTGGGGGTACATTTTAGGCATAATGGAGAGAAGCTTCTGACTGAAG GTTGCATGGACAATGATACCAACACAGTATCAACACTTCGGCTTTCAAGAGGATACATGGATCAATTTCTTGCTGATCCAAATGG GTTGTCTAAAATCAAACTCGGGACAAGTATGCCTGCAAGAGCAGAGCTGACTGCTAGGAAGAACGATTGCGAGCCGCAGCTCATTGGAGAGCCAACCGGGGAATACTACGATGTTATACTGTATTTTGGGATCATAGACATACTTCAAGATTATGACATCAGCAAAAGGCTTGAGCACGCGTACAAATCTTTCCAGTACGACCCGACCTCGATATCGGCAGTGGATCCAAGGCAGTACTCGAGGCGTTTTAAGGATTTCATATACAAAGCATTTCAAGAGGACAGCTGA